A single Uloborus diversus isolate 005 chromosome 7, Udiv.v.3.1, whole genome shotgun sequence DNA region contains:
- the LOC129226462 gene encoding uncharacterized protein LOC129226462, producing MFWRLVFFFFTCGIILGQVLQAPRTIFDDIYEYGEFDVIEEDIFDPENDEATDLIKDIEDFYNDEFSKPFDVPQESTSDISEEEAAVFLVSDYIDLLPNNQFILFKLFLSNIGRNESNFMMDDYQI from the exons ATGTTCTGGCGATtagttttcttcttcttcacatGTGGCATCATTTTAGGGCAG GTACTCCAAGCTCCAAGAACCATTTTCGACGATATTTACGAATATGGCGAATTCGACGTAATTGAAGAAGACATATTTGACCCTGAAAATGATGAAGCAACTGATTTGATCAAAGATATTGAAGATTTTTATAATGACGAATTTTCAAAGCCTTTCGATGTGCCACAAGAATCGACATCGGATATTTCGGAAGAAGAAGCAGCTGTCTTTTTAGTCAGTGACTATATTGATCTTTTACCGAATAATCAgttcattttattcaaattatttctttcgAATATTGGCAGGAATGAATCAAACTTTATGATGGATGAttatcaaatttga